In a single window of the Nicotiana tomentosiformis chromosome 8, ASM39032v3, whole genome shotgun sequence genome:
- the LOC104093861 gene encoding probable beta-1,4-xylosyltransferase IRX9H has product MASIRRTLSPVPRPGSTMNGEACLVASPLSKSSSCTHSYTPTGTLLSSLGSLDYALYKVQTFVLGFLSRRSSRPLERSKLKGLIWRRALLQFFFCFVLGVFIGLTPFVSLNLSTNFISKHQAFSFEVEENARSYDVSRNVTSTTEDLPIVDNSTSEPNLLHVELKKEISNNTSFNQSLEQEFMLSRNLLIIVTPTETRPFQAYYLNRLAYGLKLVPSPLLWIVVEMNSQSVETADILRRTGVMYRHLVCSKNITDVKEKNVHLRNVALSHIETHHLDGIVYFADEYNIYSADLFEQMRQISRFGTWIVARLAENNRNVILQGPICNASQVIGWHTEGRAKRFQRFYAEISGFAFNSTILWDPKRWHRPTLEPIRQSDTAIAGSQVSTFIEQVVEDESQMECLPMHCSRITVWQFNTDTLYPYPHEWLVKNYSSTITSIGLQF; this is encoded by the exons ATGGCTTCTATTAGAAGAACATTGTCCCCAGTGCCTCGTCCTGGTAGTACTATGAATGGAGAAGCATGTCTTGTTGCCTCTCCTTTGTCCAAGTCATCATCATGTACTCATAGCTATACACCAACTGGTACGTTGCTGTCTTCTCTTGGTTCATTGGATTATGCATTGTACAAGGTTCAAACATTTGTACTTGGTTTTTTGTCGCGAAGATCTTCTAGGCCCCTGGAAAGGTCAAAGTTGAAGGGGCTCATTTGGAGGAGAGCTCTTCTTCAATTCTTTTTCTGCTTCGTGCTTGGAGTATTTATTGGCCTCACTCCATTTGTTTCACTAAATTTGTCAACAAATTTTATATCTAAACATCAAGCTTTCTCCTTTGAGGTCGAAGAAAATGCTCGCTCATATGACGTATCTAGAAATGTGACTTCAACCACTGAGGACTTGCCTATCGTGGATAATTCGACATCAGAGCCTAACTTATTACATGTTGAACTGAAAAAAGAAATTTCCAACAATACCTCCTTTAACCAGTCACTTGAACAAGAGTTTATGTTGTCCCGTAACCTTTTGATTATTGTGACACCTACAGAAACTCGGCCATTTCAAGCATACTATCTGAATCGTCTAGCCTATGGATTAAAGTTGGTGCCTTCTCCTTTGCTGTGGATAGTTGTTGAGATGAATTCTCAGTCTGTTGAAACTGCTGATATATTGAGAAGAACTGGAGTTATGTACAGGCATCTTGTGTGCAGCAAGAACATAACTGATGTGAAAGAAAAAAATGTGCACCTAAGGAATGTTGCACTCTCTCACATTGAAACACACCATCTAGATGGTATTGTCTATTTTGCTGATGAGTACAACATATACTCTGCTGATTTATTCGAGCAGATGAGACAGATCAG CCGGTTCGGGACATGGATTGTGGCAAGACTAGCTGAAAATAATAGGAACGTTATCTTGCAGGGTCCAATCTGTAACGCCTCTCAGGTTATAGGTTGGCACACTGAAGGTAGAGCAAAAAGATTTCAGAGATTCTATGCAGAAATATCGGGATTTGCGTTCAATAGTACGATACTTTGGGATCCTAAGAGGTGGCACCGACCAACGCTAGAACCTATAAGGCAGTCTGATACAGCCATAGCTGGTTCCCAA GTGAGCACATTTATCGAACAAGTGGTAGAAGATGAAAGCCAAATGGAATGCTTACCAATGCACTGTTCGAGAATCACGGTTTGGCAATTCAACACAGACACGTTGTACCCATATCCTCATGAGTGGCTTGTGAAGAATTACTCAAGCACCATTACTTCAATTGGATTACAATTTTGA